From the Alteromonas sp. CI.11.F.A3 genome, the window GATGCTCCATGATTTTAGAATATCAAAATCAACAGCGCCTTTTTTATGGTGAGCCATTACTGAGCGGGTACTAGATACCACAATTGAAGCTAAAGAAGTGCCTATTGCAACTTTGACTAACTCTTGTGACGGGGGCGTAAAAAATGGAAATACAGCTAATAGAGCGGGAACAACAACAAATCCACCTCCATTACCAAAAAGACCAGCAGTAATACCTGCAATAGCACCTGTAATACAAAGAGTAACAACGAACCAGAGAAGCTCTATTTCCATAAAATAACATCTCCAGCAAATACTTCTAATAACATGAACAGACCTTTAAATTTTACTTACAAAACGAGGGGTGAAAACATAAACACCGGCATTTGCCGGTGTTTATTATTGGTTGCTTTTAGAATCTTGCCGCTAGGCGGGTGTAGTAGTAACCACCCTGCCAGTCGACGACTGAGCCTGAGTCATAGACTTGGCCACAGCAAGCATCACCATTTATTGTAGGGTCTGGATAGCTATCAAATAGGTTACGTACACCTACTGATAACGTTAGGTTTTCATTGATAAGGTATGACCCTTCAATATCAAACATAAATTCAGAGCCGTAGGTTTGAATTGTTTCGGCATCGATTACGGTACCATCATCGCTGCCTACATTTTCGTATTCACCGTAGTAACTCAATCGTGCCACCGCAGACCACACATCATAACTATGTGTGACAGAGAATACGCCGCGCATTTCTGGCGTTCCATTTTCAAAATCGAACATGTCTTCAGGGTCTAGATATTCGCTAGGATCTGAGTCGAACGAAGTATCGTTATAGTTAATAGACCCTGTAATCATCGTTGAACCGTAGGTCGTTTCCATTTTATAAGTGGCAACAAGATCAACACCTTCAGTAACCGTATCGAACGCATTTTGGAAGAAGAACACACCACCAATTGATTCTGCACCAGATACACCTGCACCCGATAGTGCCAAGTAATTTTGGTATGCAGCATAACCATCAGCGTCTGGGTCGGTAACTACTGCAGTAGAAACGTCGCGTGTAGATACTGAGTAAAGTCTGTCTTCTAGTTTAATGTTGTAGTAATCGGCAGTAAGGGTTAAATCACCAAAGCTAGCAGTTAAACCAAGTGTAAAGTTAGTCGATTTTTCAGGAAGAAGCTCTTCTGCGCCTAATGCTTGAGCCACATCGCCACCAGCAGGGAACAAGCCCGTTGCTACTGGGAAACCATCAGGTAAACGGGTCGATACGTTAGTCGTACCCTGTTGACCTGGCGTCGGTGCTCTGAAGCCTGTGCCGTATGAACTTCTTACCGCAACTTCATCATTTATTTGATAAATACCCGCAACCTTATAAACCACCTCAGAACCAAAGTCTGAGTAGTCTTCATAGCGGATAGCCGCTTGTGCAAACAATTCGTCGGTAATATCACCAGAAATATCGGTATATACCGCGTAAGAATCTCGGCTATACGTACCTGAGTAGTCAGGTGAATAACCAGGGAAACCGTTTGAGCCTACACCCACCACGGTATAAACCGCATCATCACTGTTAGCACAATCTAGCGTTGAACCGGTCGCAATGACGGCTAAACCAGCTGCACTAGCCGCATCTCCGTCACAGAAGCCCCAAGGATCAGATGTTGCGTAAGGCCCTGCAAAGTAAGAATCAACTTCGCCTTCTGATATTTCATAAGATTCATCAAGGTAGCTTGCACCAAAGGCTAGAATATATTCGTCAAAGTCATAGGTGAAATCGGCTTGAATTTGTGTTTCTTCATTGGTTAAGTCACCGGGTTGAAATGATGTAGGTGACTCATTACCCATAGACGGGTTAATGGTATTGGCAAGCGTATATGAAATATCGTTGTAGCCGTAACGACCACTTATGTCATAACCTAAGTCGCCAGACATCCCTTTAATACCACCAACAAAAGAGTAGTCGGTAACATCGCCAGAAAAGCGCGGTGTAAAGCCACCTGGGAAAAATTCAGTAGGGCTCCATATAGAACCATCTTCTAAGCGGATATCCTCAATAGTGCCGTTACCTGGGTAACGATAATAGAATGAACCATCACCTTCACTTTCAGAATAGTTACCAAATGCGTAAAGCTCCATCTCAGCAGTTAATGCGTAGCCAGCATTAAAGAAGATACGAGCGCCGCTAGTGTTTGGCTGTCCCCAAGGCTGAACTACGTCCGACCCGTGCACAGTATTAGCCATTGCAGTGGCATCTGCGATGTATTGTTCTGACTGGTCATCTACACAAAACCAAGATTCACAGTACTGCTCGCCGCGATATGTGGCTTCGCTGTCTGAGTATTCCGCTGAAATACTTAAGAAACCATCATCACCAAGTGCGAAACCTTTGTTTCCTGTAATGGTAATTTGGTCGCCATCACCTTCAAAGTAGCTTCCGTAATCGGCGGTAAATGATCCACCTTCGGTATTTTCTTTTAACTGGAAGTTGATAACACCAGCAATAGCATCAGAACCATATTGGGCTGCCGCACCATCGCGTAATACTTCTACACTGCCAATCGCAGCAGTAGGGATAGTGGCAATATCAGGGCCTTGTGTACCAGAACCCCCAATAGATACCAAGGCTGCTCTGTGACGACGCTTAGAGTTAACCAACACCAACGTTTTATCTGTGGGCATACCACGTAAGGTTGCAGGACGAATGAAAGTACCACCATCAGAAATTGGCTGTCGAGCTACTGAATAAGATGGGACCAAAGTCATTAGTACGTTGTTCATGTCGGTGAAGGCTACTGCTTCAATATCTTCAGCACTTAATACATCAACAGGTACAGGGGAGCTAGTTACCGACCGAGGTGCACCACGTGCACCAACAACAGCAATTTTTTCAACATTTTGAGTATCTACTGCGGTTTCTTCAGCTTCTTGCGCTAGCGCGAGTGGTGCCGCCAAAGATAGAGTGATTCCAGTGAACGCTAGTGCAATTGAATTATGTATTTTGTTTTTTCTCATGTGTGTTCCCTAAAACGAGCCGTTATGAGTTGTTATTCTTCACTTGGAGCAGGGACTAATGCCGCCCACGTTTGGCATAACAAGCACCACCTTGATGCATCCTGCATCTTATAAATGTTTTGTGTGGTTACCTGTATTAGTGCTCAGGCTAAAAATTCTTTTAAAATCGCGAAAGAAAAAAGAATATTGAGGGGTATAAGGAAAGTATTGAGGTTCTATTTAACTGACTGATTTTACTAATCTTAATTGTTTTAGTTTGACGATAAAAAAATAAATACAGCTTCAAGTTTAACTTTGAATTAACAAATGTCAGTTGGGCTTTACTGGTCTGTGGCATGTAACTTGCTGATTTTAATCTCAATAAAGCGACCTGTGCTTTATGACGATGTGTTACAAAACTGTCATATTCGGGAAACTAGACATTGAACTCTAAACAACTTCAGTATTTTTTGACCACAGTACACAAAGGCAGTATTGCAGGTGCAGCACGTGAGCTTGATATCGCTCAACCAGCCATTAGCCAGCAATTGGCTAGCCTCGAAAGAGAGATGGGGGCGCAATTGCTAAGTCGAACCTTCTCTGGAGTAACGTTAACACCAGCAGGTGACTTGTTTCTCACCCATGCCACTAGGCTCATGGATGATATCAATACGGCTAAATCTGAACTGCGAGAGTTAGTGGGTAAGACCGCAGGCACGGTAAAAGTCGGTATGCTTCCGTCTATTGGCAATGTACTCTCTATGCCGCTTATTGCTGAAGTAAAACAAAACCATCCGAAACTGAAATTAGAAATAAGTACTGGCCCTTCGTATTCAGTAAAGGGGTGGTTAGAAGGGCGGCAGGTCGATATTGCATTAACCTATGAGCAAGACGTTGACCCAAGGTTTATGACGGTTTCACCGCTTATTCGTGAGAATTTGCATTTAGTGATGGCCAATCAAGCAACGTCCAGTGAATACAGCCATCTTGCGGGCAGAGAAAGTATTCCGTTTTGGGCATTGAGCCAATTCCCTTTGCTATCGCCTGGGAATAAAGATGCATTGGGCAAACTTATCGAACATTATGAAAACGCGACAGGGGTAAGTTTACAGCACAATCTAGCCTATTCGGGGCAGTTAATGACAGGTTTGCGACAAGTTATGCAAGGTGAGGGGGTAATGATATTACCGACATCGGCCATTTTTCATCTTGAAGAATCGGGCTTGGTTTCAACCTTAAAAATAGTTGAGCCAGAAATGCAGCGTCTGGTACTGGCTGCTACAAACAAAACGAGTCCGTTGAATGAAGCCGTCTTAAAAATGCTTAAAGTGATAAAGCAGGTTGTCGCCAGTGAGCAGGCGCTGCAACACTGGCGAGGTTCCTTGGCATTTACTGATCAGTCAGAAATGAAAGGGGTATTAGCTTCTGGAAGTCTAATGTCCAGTTGAACCGGCAGATGATCAGAAAAGACCCTTGCCTTTTTAGATGTGAGCTTTTTGCACTGTGAAACAGTGATGTCATCACTTACCCACACACGATCTAAAGAAAAAATAGGAAATTGACTAGGAAAAGTCGGACCTACCTTTTTTTGATTCAAAAGCTGGTTTAACGAGGTGAAAGCCCGAGAAAAAAATTGCCACTCATTGAAGTCTCCGGCCAATACCAATGGCATGGGGTTGGCTTGCATCCTTTGTTCAAGATAATCATGCAATAACGCAAATTGTGAGCGGCGCTCTAATCGCTTCAACCCTTTGTGGGTGTTAACCACGGTAAGCGGCCCCTTGTCAGTTTGTAACACCACCACTTGTACATTTCTGGGCTGACGTCCATGCTGGCTTACATCGAAGGTTTCTCGTTCAAGAACTTTGAAGCGGGAAAGTATGGCATTACCGTACCATCCGCTTGGCTCGTTTAGCGCTGGAGAAGACACCAAGTTGTAGACATTTTTAGCGCAAATATCTTCAATATCTCGCTCAATTGCGCGCTCTGAAGGACGGGTGTCCATCTCCTGTAACAGTACAATATCGGCACCCGATTCAGCTAGGAATTGCCCAATTCGCTGATAGTTTTGTAACTTGTCTCTGCCCAGCCCACTGTGAATGTTGTAACTGATTATGCGGCACATTCTTTACTTTCCGACGCTTCATTATCTGATGCACGCTTTTGACGATTTTCCTGATAATAACGAGCGAACTTTTGAGAACCCCAAATCATTAATCCCCACAGCACGATACCACCCACTAAATAGCTAATGGTTTCAACCGACGGGTTGCGGAAGATTTGCGTGATAGAGTCGCCTACTAGTCCTTTCGCAATCATTGGAGGGAACATGCCAAAGAAGGTACCGATTAGAAACTGTAATAAACCGATAGACGAAATACCGGCGACTAAGTTCACTAAGCTGAACGGCGCAATAGGCAGCATTCTGATAGCTGCTACACCCACTATCCCGCTTTGTTTAAGCTTCTCATCCAAGGCTTCTACTTTAGGTCCACCTACTTTTCGAAGACCAGCGTCACCAGAAAGTTTACCGATAGCAAATAAAATAGCAGAGCTTAGCAGTGCACCCATGATGCCGTATATTGGCCCCCAAATGGGTCCAAAAATAGCGGCAACCGCTAACGACAAGACAGTAACTGGGAAGAAGAGTATGCCTCCCACTACGTAAACTAATAGTACCGTAGGCAGTGCAAAATAAGTTCCTCGACTCTTTTCAAGAAACGCATTAATGCTTTCACCACTTAACCATGAAATGGATTGGCTAGCCCAAAACATAAGGCCACCGAGCAGGGCAATAACGGCCACCCCCAGCATGATCATAATAGTTCGACGTCTTGGGTTACGCGCGGGTAATGCCCCGCCATCAAATGAAGGCATAGAAATCAATGGCTCCTCTGGATCTGACAAAGAACGAAATACGTTGTTCACTGACTGCGTAGTGAATACTTCATCACGAACTTCTGTTAATACATACCCGTGAGCAATTTGCCCATGGATTAATGCTTCAACAGGATATTCTTCAGCGAACAATGCAGGCATATCTGAGATGTCTCTACCCGTATGCTCAGCAAGCAAGTCGTTACGGACATTCAAAATAGCCGCTCTGTTTAAGTCGCTGTTACCGCTAAGTACAACGTCAATTTCGGTATCAAGCGTCATTGAACGGTTACTTAGGTTAGACGAACCTATCACTAAGTATTTGTCGTCAACGGTCATAACTTTGGAATGAATGCGTTTATAGGCTTTCCTGCCTTGTAAGTCTTCGCACGACGAATAAGTCAACTTTACTCTTTTCGGGTCGATATCTTTTTCAAGAATAGATTTAAATTCAATGCGACTTGCCCAGAAGGCTTCACACTCAAACTTACCTTTAGGCTCGTAAGAACTGACGATAATGACGTGTAAGTCAGGACGCTCTTTCATACGTTTATTAAGCGCCTCAGCAATTTCCTGACGAGTAGTAAATTGATTCTCAATGTAGATAAGCGATTCAGCTTGACCAATCAAATCAAGCAGCATAGTGCGTACTTCTTGCGCGGGTTCAACTTCGTCCATAAACGGAATGGTTCTGGCTAGCGCACAATCGACTTCTTCAAATATAGGCGGGAAACCCTCCGGCCACGTGTCCGGAATAGGGCCATCTAAAGACGTATCCGCTTGCTCGCGAATCTCTACTGGTTCACTATCGGCAACCCGCAGCCATCTCCAGCGAACTAATTTAGAAAAGTCGGCAACCACGGGGCCTGAAGAGACCATTTGCACATCGTGTAGTGGCGCATACTCACCGTCTGGACCATCTCGCTCTTCTGACACAACAGGATGGTCACGGGTGTCCCAACGGTTCGTTGAAATATCCATGCCGCCAGAGAAAACCAGTTCATCGTCTATCACGATAATTTTCTGGTGCTGACTGCCGCCCATTGGAATGGTGTCATCAAGCTCGGTTTGCACGTTATCTGGGGTCTTTTCTTCCCACACTTCTTTTGCCCACATTTCTCGTTTAGAGAAAAACGCGAGAGAAGAATCCCAGCGAAGTAGGTAAATATTTAAGTCGGGGTTATTTTCTGCTTTCCACGCAAGTAAATCACTGACAACACTCGGGGCTTCACTGTTTGCTTCATCATCACCTCTTAAAAGGCGTATGCGACTATCAATATCCCACCCAATGATAAAAATACTGTGCTTGGCTTTTACAATAGCGCTGTGTAGCGCTTTGTAATAGTTTCCACAGTCTATCAGTGGTGCAACAAAATTAGCTTTACTGCTAACCCAACAGTTTTCACCTGGTTTGAATATATTATTGTTATCAACCATGTCGTCTCCCGAAATCGCTTCCGTGTAATAAAGTAAATATACGTGAGAAGTTGCAGGAAACGTTCCGGATCACTGAAGAGGTAAGTTTGAACGCTAACTTATTAATATTATTGGTTTTAAGGGTTTTTTAGTGAAAATTTTTCAATGGGCTAAAATTTAAGAGTGTAACTTTTTCACAGAAATAGAGTAATTGAGGCGTAATGAACGGATGAACTAAAGATGGGGGGGAAGCATATAATTTACAGAGTCGCCGTTAAAAGCGTTGGCAGCATATAAACCAAACTGGTTCCATCTTGCCGTTTAACGCTGTCTACATCGAAGGACTCTCCTTGTTGCCACGAAAATACGATATCAGATGAAGGCGCAATACCAATACTGGCAGTAAACATGGGGGCGCTTTCTAATGTTTGGACATTTTTAGAAAACACTTGTTTCACTAATCTATCTGCGACTACATGAACCGAATCAATGGTGACACCGCTTAGCATAATCGCAAATTTACTCTCACTTATTTGTCCTGCTATATCATTTGAGCGGGTAAAATGAATGAGAGACTGACCTACTTGATAACTGGCGCTTTCACCGGCACTTGCACCGTAGTTATCGATAACTTCCTGATAGCCATCTATTTCAACTAGCAAGAGCACGTTTTCTTCTTTGTCAGTGTGTTGAAGTTTCTTTATGGCTTGTTGAATAAAGTCGTCACGGGTTAGTACCACTGCACCAGAGCCACTAAGCGAACGAGTATAACGTGATTGAGAAGCTGACTGTGTGCTGCATCGCATCAGCGATAAAACAATTAATGCTGCACTTATCACCATTAGCATAGAAGTGAGTTGGTACAACAACGATAAATCATCCATACCTCCGGTAATAGAATGCACCACCGATACCGTGCCATGTAAGAAAAGCGAAAAAGAGGAGATAAGCAGCAAATGGCGAAGCAAGGCGCGCCTTTCCTCTTTTACTCTATTGTCGTTGTAAAGTACGCCCTCGCTTAACAGCACAAGCGCGGCACAAAAAAACATAGCCACAGACTCGGCTAGGGCAGGCATTGTCCATAACACGAAAATTCCACTTACACCCACCCCGAGCACAGGAAGTGCATGGCGATTAAGTTTGTAGTCTTTGTGCTTCTGAAGCGACTCCAGCCCCAAAAATATCTGATAGAAGCCCACTAGAAAGGCAATGAGCCCTAAAATAAAAAAAGAAGAGGGAAGTGCAAATAGGGTGTCACTAAGGCGAGAAATTAAGCTACCGCAAAGCAAGCCACTGGCAATTGACCAGTAGCGAAATATTATCTTTTTCTGATATACCGTTTTTATCGTGAAGTAGCCGCAAAGTGCCGCACATACTGCGATAGAAACAAGAATGCAGGTGGCTAGAAAAAAATACAACACACAGCCCTTAAGATTGATTCGAGGCAGGATTATACCAAAGTATAAAAAGTGCAATAGGGCACTCATCCTAAGGCTGGTATTGTAAATTAGATAAAGTTATTAAATCCTATACTTTATTATGGCCAATCTTTCGTTGAAGTTTTGCCTTTATTCAGTATCACACTTGTTTAGCCTCATCCTTTTTAAACTTACCCTTCTTTAACCTCGTTGGGATTAACGGTACTGTCGCAGGTATTAAACTTATCTTTTGCTTCAGTATCTTGTGCTAATACTTGGGTGAGGTCATCCATCCGCTGTTTAATTGCTACGCCATAAGAGTGGTCGTCGCCCCACAACTCAGCAAGTAAATTCATAGACTCAACATCATGTTCTCTAAATAATCTTCCTGCACGTTCGGCGTCGATATCATCGTTCCCTAATAATTTTAATGATTCAACCGCAAGTACCAATGCTGAGTCGAAAGTCTCTCGGTTAAACGTGCCGACCTTCATACGGATAAGCTCATAAGCATGTCGCCGGTCTCTAGCACGAACCGCTAGCTTCAAGTTTGGATAGTGCTTACGGGCAATGTCGATAATTTCGATGGTTTTGTGTGGATCATCAATGGCGATAACAAGCAGATCGGCGGTGTTCGCCCCTGCTGCTTCTAACAATTCTTTTCTGGCGGCGTCGCCGTAGAAAACTTTGTTGCCAAATCGTCTCAACAAGTCGATTTGACTAGGGCTATGATCAAGCACACTTACTTCATAACCTTGGGCTTTCAACAGTCGTCCAATAACTTGTCCGAATCTACCGTAGCCCGCAATAATCACGTGTCGAGAAGCTTCTATTTCCTCAGGCTTATCAAATGCAGGTGCTGATGACTTTTGAAATTTCTGTGCGCGGTCGTAAATCATTAACAGCAATGGGGTAATAACCATGGAAAGCGCTACTACCAAGGTGACAATACTCGCTTCCTCAGAACTTAAAATACTTAATTCTCGAGATAGCGAAAGCAACACGAAGGCAAACTCCCCGCCTTGTGCTAAGGCTAAAGAGAATAACAATCGTTGACGAGAATTAATCGAAAACAGATGGGCTAAGCCATAAAGTACTAAGCCTTTAATAGCGACAAGGCCAACAACCAGCAGCAAAATAAGTAAACTGTTCTCAGCTAATAATCCGAAATCAATGGATGCGCCAACGGTAACGAAAAATAGCCCTAGTAGCAGCCCTTTGAAGGGTTCAATATCAGCTTCTAGTTCAT encodes:
- a CDS encoding endonuclease/exonuclease/phosphatase family protein yields the protein MCRIISYNIHSGLGRDKLQNYQRIGQFLAESGADIVLLQEMDTRPSERAIERDIEDICAKNVYNLVSSPALNEPSGWYGNAILSRFKVLERETFDVSQHGRQPRNVQVVVLQTDKGPLTVVNTHKGLKRLERRSQFALLHDYLEQRMQANPMPLVLAGDFNEWQFFSRAFTSLNQLLNQKKVGPTFPSQFPIFSLDRVWVSDDITVSQCKKLTSKKARVFSDHLPVQLDIRLPEANTPFISD
- a CDS encoding monovalent cation:proton antiporter-2 (CPA2) family protein; protein product: MLTLALIYLGAALIAVPIAKRLGLGSVLGYLIAGILIGPFVLSLVGDQTEVMHFAEFGVVMMLFLIGLELQPSRLWTLRHSIVGLGGLQVLLSTGAIFAITYYGLGLAWQSALAIGLMLALSSTAIVIQSLEEKGWLKLDAGQNSFSVLLFQDIAVIPILALMPLLSFLPASAVDGSSHSLVSDWSAMGKVGISIAVIVTIILAGKYISTPIFRYISQTHMREIFTVFALFLVIAIALLMQTVGLSPALGTFLAGVVLAESEFRHELEADIEPFKGLLLGLFFVTVGASIDFGLLAENSLLILLLVVGLVAIKGLVLYGLAHLFSINSRQRLLFSLALAQGGEFAFVLLSLSRELSILSSEEASIVTLVVALSMVITPLLLMIYDRAQKFQKSSAPAFDKPEEIEASRHVIIAGYGRFGQVIGRLLKAQGYEVSVLDHSPSQIDLLRRFGNKVFYGDAARKELLEAAGANTADLLVIAIDDPHKTIEIIDIARKHYPNLKLAVRARDRRHAYELIRMKVGTFNRETFDSALVLAVESLKLLGNDDIDAERAGRLFREHDVESMNLLAELWGDDHSYGVAIKQRMDDLTQVLAQDTEAKDKFNTCDSTVNPNEVKEG
- a CDS encoding LysR family transcriptional regulator, with protein sequence MNSKQLQYFLTTVHKGSIAGAARELDIAQPAISQQLASLEREMGAQLLSRTFSGVTLTPAGDLFLTHATRLMDDINTAKSELRELVGKTAGTVKVGMLPSIGNVLSMPLIAEVKQNHPKLKLEISTGPSYSVKGWLEGRQVDIALTYEQDVDPRFMTVSPLIRENLHLVMANQATSSEYSHLAGRESIPFWALSQFPLLSPGNKDALGKLIEHYENATGVSLQHNLAYSGQLMTGLRQVMQGEGVMILPTSAIFHLEESGLVSTLKIVEPEMQRLVLAATNKTSPLNEAVLKMLKVIKQVVASEQALQHWRGSLAFTDQSEMKGVLASGSLMSS
- a CDS encoding GGDEF domain-containing protein, giving the protein MLYFFLATCILVSIAVCAALCGYFTIKTVYQKKIIFRYWSIASGLLCGSLISRLSDTLFALPSSFFILGLIAFLVGFYQIFLGLESLQKHKDYKLNRHALPVLGVGVSGIFVLWTMPALAESVAMFFCAALVLLSEGVLYNDNRVKEERRALLRHLLLISSFSLFLHGTVSVVHSITGGMDDLSLLYQLTSMLMVISAALIVLSLMRCSTQSASQSRYTRSLSGSGAVVLTRDDFIQQAIKKLQHTDKEENVLLLVEIDGYQEVIDNYGASAGESASYQVGQSLIHFTRSNDIAGQISESKFAIMLSGVTIDSVHVVADRLVKQVFSKNVQTLESAPMFTASIGIAPSSDIVFSWQQGESFDVDSVKRQDGTSLVYMLPTLLTATL
- a CDS encoding TonB-dependent receptor plug domain-containing protein; amino-acid sequence: MRKNKIHNSIALAFTGITLSLAAPLALAQEAEETAVDTQNVEKIAVVGARGAPRSVTSSPVPVDVLSAEDIEAVAFTDMNNVLMTLVPSYSVARQPISDGGTFIRPATLRGMPTDKTLVLVNSKRRHRAALVSIGGSGTQGPDIATIPTAAIGSVEVLRDGAAAQYGSDAIAGVINFQLKENTEGGSFTADYGSYFEGDGDQITITGNKGFALGDDGFLSISAEYSDSEATYRGEQYCESWFCVDDQSEQYIADATAMANTVHGSDVVQPWGQPNTSGARIFFNAGYALTAEMELYAFGNYSESEGDGSFYYRYPGNGTIEDIRLEDGSIWSPTEFFPGGFTPRFSGDVTDYSFVGGIKGMSGDLGYDISGRYGYNDISYTLANTINPSMGNESPTSFQPGDLTNEETQIQADFTYDFDEYILAFGASYLDESYEISEGEVDSYFAGPYATSDPWGFCDGDAASAAGLAVIATGSTLDCANSDDAVYTVVGVGSNGFPGYSPDYSGTYSRDSYAVYTDISGDITDELFAQAAIRYEDYSDFGSEVVYKVAGIYQINDEVAVRSSYGTGFRAPTPGQQGTTNVSTRLPDGFPVATGLFPAGGDVAQALGAEELLPEKSTNFTLGLTASFGDLTLTADYYNIKLEDRLYSVSTRDVSTAVVTDPDADGYAAYQNYLALSGAGVSGAESIGGVFFFQNAFDTVTEGVDLVATYKMETTYGSTMITGSINYNDTSFDSDPSEYLDPEDMFDFENGTPEMRGVFSVTHSYDVWSAVARLSYYGEYENVGSDDGTVIDAETIQTYGSEFMFDIEGSYLINENLTLSVGVRNLFDSYPDPTINGDACCGQVYDSGSVVDWQGGYYYTRLAARF
- a CDS encoding VTT domain-containing protein, with product MVDNNNIFKPGENCWVSSKANFVAPLIDCGNYYKALHSAIVKAKHSIFIIGWDIDSRIRLLRGDDEANSEAPSVVSDLLAWKAENNPDLNIYLLRWDSSLAFFSKREMWAKEVWEEKTPDNVQTELDDTIPMGGSQHQKIIVIDDELVFSGGMDISTNRWDTRDHPVVSEERDGPDGEYAPLHDVQMVSSGPVVADFSKLVRWRWLRVADSEPVEIREQADTSLDGPIPDTWPEGFPPIFEEVDCALARTIPFMDEVEPAQEVRTMLLDLIGQAESLIYIENQFTTRQEIAEALNKRMKERPDLHVIIVSSYEPKGKFECEAFWASRIEFKSILEKDIDPKRVKLTYSSCEDLQGRKAYKRIHSKVMTVDDKYLVIGSSNLSNRSMTLDTEIDVVLSGNSDLNRAAILNVRNDLLAEHTGRDISDMPALFAEEYPVEALIHGQIAHGYVLTEVRDEVFTTQSVNNVFRSLSDPEEPLISMPSFDGGALPARNPRRRTIMIMLGVAVIALLGGLMFWASQSISWLSGESINAFLEKSRGTYFALPTVLLVYVVGGILFFPVTVLSLAVAAIFGPIWGPIYGIMGALLSSAILFAIGKLSGDAGLRKVGGPKVEALDEKLKQSGIVGVAAIRMLPIAPFSLVNLVAGISSIGLLQFLIGTFFGMFPPMIAKGLVGDSITQIFRNPSVETISYLVGGIVLWGLMIWGSQKFARYYQENRQKRASDNEASESKECAA